From Bacillota bacterium, the proteins below share one genomic window:
- the cls gene encoding cardiolipin synthase: MQRSYKYYILVIACVTIVAFYSLSIDLVTAGEIIGSGNQKAPGFWKNAAEVLTLFFGLSTILIAVLIVLENRNPSRTVAWLLILVIVPVLGFILYILVGRNMRKKRKVRRHLQDTDMLELNAIIENQLKMLQEPEYKIHQNIYSHKRLVNLVLNNSSAPFTINNRAQVLTNGDETFAAIEDAILSARKHLHLEYYIVKPDQIGRRIQKLLIEKARQGVEVRLLYDAVGGRKLKNDYIRPLTNAGVKVAAYLPVKFPFLRSRINYRNHRKIIIADGIVGFLGGLNIGDEYLGHGKLGFWRDTHMKFEGESAYFLQRIFLHDWHFATREKIVQPKYFPPIEHYGSQPIQITASGPDSEWASILQSHFGAIVSAREKVYISSPYFVPDESILMALKIAALSGVDVRLILPSKPDHRVVFLASMSYIEEIIEAGVKVYQYQKGFIHAKVLLVDGVVASVGTTNMDLRSFNLNFEVNALIYDRDVVKRLENDFTADIKDSILIDYEDWINRGYWTRFKESFARLLSPVL, from the coding sequence ATGCAAAGGTCATATAAGTATTATATTCTGGTAATTGCCTGTGTAACCATTGTGGCTTTTTACTCTTTGTCGATTGATTTGGTCACAGCGGGTGAAATTATAGGTTCAGGTAATCAAAAAGCGCCTGGGTTTTGGAAAAATGCTGCGGAAGTCCTCACCTTATTTTTCGGACTGTCCACTATTCTGATTGCAGTTTTAATTGTTTTGGAAAACCGTAATCCCTCCAGAACAGTTGCCTGGCTTCTGATCTTGGTAATAGTGCCTGTACTGGGTTTTATACTTTACATCCTAGTAGGCCGCAACATGCGCAAAAAAAGAAAGGTTAGGCGCCACCTGCAAGATACTGACATGTTGGAATTAAATGCAATCATTGAAAACCAGCTAAAAATGCTTCAAGAGCCCGAATACAAGATACATCAAAACATATATTCACATAAAAGACTGGTCAACCTGGTGCTGAACAATTCCAGTGCGCCGTTTACGATAAACAACCGTGCTCAGGTCCTAACCAATGGGGATGAAACTTTTGCGGCAATTGAAGATGCCATATTGAGCGCGCGTAAGCACTTACACCTGGAATATTACATAGTTAAACCTGATCAAATCGGCCGCCGAATTCAAAAGCTTTTGATTGAAAAGGCACGCCAGGGAGTGGAAGTAAGGCTCCTCTATGATGCTGTTGGAGGACGAAAGCTCAAGAATGATTACATACGCCCCTTAACAAACGCAGGAGTAAAAGTGGCGGCATATCTACCTGTAAAATTCCCCTTTTTAAGAAGCAGAATAAATTACCGTAATCACCGTAAAATAATAATTGCAGACGGTATCGTAGGCTTTTTAGGGGGCCTGAATATAGGTGATGAATACTTAGGTCACGGCAAATTAGGTTTTTGGCGGGATACTCACATGAAGTTTGAGGGGGAGTCAGCATATTTTCTACAGAGAATTTTCTTACATGATTGGCATTTTGCCACCAGGGAGAAAATAGTGCAACCCAAATACTTCCCCCCCATAGAACATTACGGTTCACAACCCATACAGATAACTGCAAGCGGACCTGATTCTGAATGGGCCAGTATACTGCAGTCACATTTTGGGGCCATTGTTTCAGCCCGGGAAAAGGTATACATATCCTCACCTTACTTCGTTCCGGACGAGAGCATACTAATGGCCTTGAAAATTGCCGCCCTGAGTGGAGTCGACGTAAGATTGATCCTACCCAGCAAACCGGATCACAGAGTCGTTTTTTTGGCTTCCATGTCTTATATTGAGGAGATTATTGAAGCAGGAGTAAAGGTTTATCAATACCAAAAAGGATTTATACATGCCAAAGTACTACTCGTTGATGGGGTTGTTGCTTCCGTTGGCACCACCAACATGGATCTGCGCAGTTTTAATCTAAATTTTGAAGTGAATGCACTGATTTATGATAGAGATGTGGTAAAAAGATTGGAAAACGATTTTACCGCGGACATTAAGGACAGTATATTAATAGATTACGAAGATTGGATAAATAGGGGATATTGGACTCGTTTTAAAGAATCGTTCGCCCGGCTGCTTTCACCGGTACTTTAG